AGTGATGAATTCCGAGGTCTTCACCAATTTTCGGTCGGATTGCCTGAGTGGCGACGCCGTGAACGTCTCCTACCTGGAATGGTGCATCCCGGACGGGGCCGACATCAACGACCCGTCGAACTGGGCATTGGCCAATCCGGCTCTCGGCTACCGCCTGAGCATCAAGACACTCGAAGAAGACCGTACGGGCTACTCGGACGAGGGCTTTGCCCGCGAGCGCGGCGGCATGTGGTCGGCTGCGGCCACGGACGCCGTGATCGACGCCGAGTCGTGGCGCGCGGTGTCGGATGGTGGTTCGCAACCGCTGGACCCGGTTGCTTTCGCGGTCGACATCTCCCCGGATCGCGGGATGGCCTCCATTGCCGTGTGCGGTGCTCGAACGGATGGCCTCTATCACGTGGAGGTCATCGAGAACAGGCGGGGGACCGATTGGGTGGTCCCCTACCTTGCTGCCCTGGTGGCGCAGTGGGGTCCTATGGCCGTCGTAGTGGACGGCCCGGCTTCCTCGTTGGTCCCTGAGCTGGGGACTTTAGAGGTCCCCGTTTTGAAGCTGGGCAAGGAAGAATTCGCGTCCGCGTGTGGACTCTTCTACGACTCCGTAATGAATAGATCATTGCGTCATCCGAACCAACCACTTTTCAATACGGCCATCGAGGCCGTCCGAAAGCGGCCTCTAGGCGATACATGGGCCTGGGGCCGGAGGGATACGGACACAGATATTACGCCCGTGGTGGCCGCTACTTTGGCGCTCTACGGCTTTGCGTCCGGTCGGCCTGTCGCTCGTAAGAAGCGGGTACGAAAGGCCGTCATTCTTTGAATTAGAGGGGTATACCAGCGTTGTCAGTAGACATCACGCTTCCCTCCCTGACGCTCAGCGACGACGAGTCAAAGCTAGTCGGGCAGCTTCGCGGACGTATTCAG
This sequence is a window from Nocardia farcinica. Protein-coding genes within it:
- a CDS encoding terminase large subunit, with the protein product MPTLQASSPTQSRAGSRSAPRSRKVYGCQTPVIRIEDTWNTKPADKGIAWVGAHGLVLDPWQELVLRSWLSYESDDKFSHSRCGLSVPRQNGKSALLEARALIGMVLLGEQILFTAHNTTTARTFFRRLKGFFEDPRYRDLNKLLKRNGIKEAPGHEAIWLKNGGSLQVLARHKGSGRGFTVDVIMFDEAQELSSESWDALSPATSAAPLQNRQLILCGTPPSEVMNSEVFTNFRSDCLSGDAVNVSYLEWCIPDGADINDPSNWALANPALGYRLSIKTLEEDRTGYSDEGFARERGGMWSAAATDAVIDAESWRAVSDGGSQPLDPVAFAVDISPDRGMASIAVCGARTDGLYHVEVIENRRGTDWVVPYLAALVAQWGPMAVVVDGPASSLVPELGTLEVPVLKLGKEEFASACGLFYDSVMNRSLRHPNQPLFNTAIEAVRKRPLGDTWAWGRRDTDTDITPVVAATLALYGFASGRPVARKKRVRKAVIL